From a region of the Fischerella sp. JS2 genome:
- a CDS encoding PIN domain-containing protein, with translation MIKIIFDADLILEALMNRNGFGEEVSKLLDKVHPLIQMYITDIGWQKIYTYVSRLRDNQIAEVVVDWLKEKIKICHVDQTVLQQARTSSLQDFESAVELCCVNYEELDAVVTHKPSDFMEAPYKYCVWSVAQLWIRANLESQLQATRFS, from the coding sequence GTGATCAAGATTATATTTGATGCTGACCTAATACTAGAAGCTTTAATGAATCGTAACGGTTTTGGAGAAGAAGTTAGTAAATTATTAGATAAAGTACATCCATTGATTCAGATGTATATCACAGATATTGGATGGCAAAAAATATACACTTATGTCAGTCGTTTACGAGATAACCAAATAGCAGAAGTAGTAGTTGATTGGTTAAAAGAAAAAATTAAAATTTGTCATGTAGATCAGACCGTTCTCCAGCAGGCACGCACTTCATCTCTTCAGGATTTTGAATCTGCTGTTGAACTGTGTTGTGTTAATTATGAAGAACTAGATGCAGTCGTTACCCATAAGCCAAGTGATTTTATGGAAGCTCCTTATAAATATTGCGTCTGGTCAGTAGCACAATTGTGGATAAGAGCAAACTTAGAAAGTCAACTACAAGCCACTAGGTTTAGCTAA
- a CDS encoding murein transglycosylase A has protein sequence MHKKLVAICLSFPVVPLIFFVSIQSLTYRELSPPECRLTKWELPISLKTSDIQKQTSPLPLLSLQQPLFPCCEDDKSCLDEQIWGENGKSPDKKGLLMAVDRSLQYLQTKSAASAYQGYKVPGITHERVIKSLRRFRQLLLTYKSAAELNAAIAKEFIFYQSIGKDTQGTVLFTAYYEPLYAASRTPTPEYRYPIYRLPPNLKSWQKPHPTRLELEGTDGLQGAKGKLRGLELFWFRDRLEPYIIQIQGSARLQLPDGRQTTVGYAGNTAYEYKSIGRELANDGKLPLEGMTMPKILNYFQKHPQELNVYIPRDPSFVFFQENHGAPATGSISVPLVAERSIATDKSLMPPGALALIRADFPLIETNGKIERRIVSRYVLDQDTGGAIKGTGRVDYFLGTGKQAGDRAGLTVSNGQLYYLLLKP, from the coding sequence ATGCACAAAAAACTTGTTGCTATCTGTCTTAGTTTCCCCGTCGTACCATTAATTTTTTTTGTATCCATACAATCTTTAACTTATAGGGAACTCAGTCCACCAGAATGCCGACTAACAAAGTGGGAACTACCTATTTCCCTTAAGACTTCTGATATTCAAAAACAAACATCACCACTACCTTTGTTATCCTTGCAACAACCTTTGTTTCCTTGTTGCGAGGATGATAAGTCTTGTCTAGATGAACAAATATGGGGTGAAAACGGTAAATCACCAGACAAAAAAGGACTTTTAATGGCTGTTGATCGCAGTTTGCAATACTTGCAAACCAAATCTGCTGCTAGTGCATATCAAGGGTATAAAGTACCTGGTATTACCCATGAACGCGTCATCAAAAGTTTGAGACGCTTCCGCCAACTGTTGTTGACATATAAATCTGCTGCTGAATTAAATGCAGCGATCGCTAAGGAATTTATTTTTTACCAGTCTATAGGCAAAGACACACAAGGCACGGTTTTATTTACCGCTTACTACGAACCGCTTTATGCTGCTAGTCGCACTCCTACACCAGAATATCGCTATCCCATTTATCGCTTGCCTCCAAATTTAAAATCCTGGCAAAAACCTCATCCTACACGTTTAGAACTAGAGGGAACAGATGGTTTACAAGGTGCAAAAGGAAAACTACGGGGATTGGAATTATTTTGGTTTCGCGATCGCCTCGAACCATATATCATCCAAATCCAAGGTTCGGCACGGTTGCAACTTCCCGACGGTAGACAAACAACAGTTGGCTATGCTGGTAACACTGCCTACGAATATAAAAGTATCGGTCGTGAACTAGCAAATGATGGCAAACTACCCTTAGAGGGTATGACAATGCCAAAAATTCTTAACTATTTTCAAAAACATCCCCAAGAGTTAAACGTTTACATTCCTCGCGATCCTAGCTTTGTATTTTTCCAAGAAAATCACGGTGCGCCAGCTACAGGTTCCATTAGTGTACCACTTGTCGCTGAGCGTTCAATAGCTACAGATAAATCCCTTATGCCTCCTGGTGCTTTAGCCTTAATTCGTGCTGATTTTCCCTTGATAGAAACCAACGGCAAAATTGAACGTCGTATTGTGAGTCGTTACGTTCTCGATCAAGATACTGGAGGCGCTATTAAAGGAACAGGTAGAGTGGACTATTTTTTGGGTACAGGGAAACAAGCAGGCGATCGCGCAGGTCTTACCGTCAGCAATGGACAACTATATTATTTGTTGCTGAAACCGTAG